In one Limosilactobacillus oris genomic region, the following are encoded:
- a CDS encoding ABC transporter ATP-binding protein, protein MAKNIMEFCHVEKRFDDNVVLKDIDFTIEAGKFYTLLGPSGSGKTTILRLIAGFDQPTSGEILFNGQKINNVPANQRQVNTVFQDYALFPHMNVAENVAFGLQIRGVKKAEIKRRVQEALKLVQLEGYGEREITAMSGGQRQRVAIARAIVNEPQVLLLDEALSALDHKLRVNMQTELRQLQRQLGITFIFVTHDQEEALAMSDQIMIINDGTIQQTGTPVDIYDEPLNHFVADFIGESNIVPGIMKKDYLVSINGQDFECVDAGMRSNEQVEVVIRPEDLDITSVEQGQLVGTVDTQLFRGVDYQIMVHDVRGHEWKINSIHKTTVGAQVGISFDPEDIHVMRYNETEADFDARLDSYEEDD, encoded by the coding sequence ATGGCGAAAAATATTATGGAATTCTGCCACGTTGAAAAGCGGTTCGACGATAACGTGGTTCTAAAAGACATCGATTTTACGATTGAGGCGGGGAAGTTCTATACCCTGCTGGGGCCCTCGGGCTCCGGAAAGACGACGATCCTGCGGCTGATTGCCGGTTTTGACCAGCCGACCAGCGGTGAAATCCTGTTTAATGGTCAAAAAATTAACAATGTCCCGGCTAACCAGCGCCAGGTCAATACGGTTTTCCAGGACTACGCGCTCTTTCCGCACATGAACGTGGCCGAAAACGTTGCCTTTGGCTTGCAGATCCGGGGTGTCAAAAAGGCGGAAATCAAGCGCCGGGTTCAGGAGGCCCTCAAGCTGGTCCAACTGGAGGGCTACGGGGAACGGGAAATTACTGCCATGTCCGGTGGTCAGCGGCAGCGGGTGGCAATTGCCCGGGCAATCGTCAACGAACCGCAAGTCCTCCTCTTGGATGAGGCATTATCGGCCCTTGACCACAAGCTCCGGGTCAACATGCAGACAGAACTGCGCCAGTTGCAGCGTCAACTGGGAATCACCTTTATCTTCGTCACTCACGACCAAGAAGAAGCCCTGGCGATGAGCGACCAGATTATGATTATCAACGACGGTACAATCCAGCAGACGGGGACTCCGGTTGATATTTATGACGAACCGTTGAACCACTTTGTCGCTGACTTTATCGGCGAGAGCAACATCGTGCCGGGAATTATGAAGAAGGACTACCTGGTGTCCATCAACGGCCAGGACTTTGAATGCGTCGATGCGGGGATGCGGTCGAATGAACAGGTCGAGGTTGTCATCCGCCCCGAAGACTTGGACATCACTTCGGTTGAACAGGGGCAGTTGGTGGGGACTGTGGATACCCAGCTCTTCCGGGGGGTCGATTATCAAATCATGGTTCACGACGTCCGCGGGCACGAGTGGAAAATCAACTCCATCCATAAGACGACGGTCGGGGCCCAGGTGGGAATCAGCTTTGACCCCGAGGATATTCACGTGATGCGCTACAACGAAACCGAGGCCGACTTTGATGCCCGGCTGGACAGCTATGAGGAGGACGACTGA
- a CDS encoding bis(5'-nucleosyl)-tetraphosphatase, with product MAIEVTSGAVVYRHNAGELEYLLLESQNKGHFWGFPKGHVEGNETLEQTAAREIKEETQLTLPIDTSFKVYTEYDLPNGNRKQMTLFTADLTAQEDIHLQAEEIKNCGWFNYQDARKRLTYDNLKQLLDQVNAHLTKNND from the coding sequence ATGGCAATTGAAGTAACCAGTGGAGCAGTGGTTTACCGCCACAACGCCGGTGAATTGGAGTACCTGTTGTTGGAGAGTCAAAATAAGGGGCATTTCTGGGGCTTCCCCAAGGGCCACGTCGAGGGCAATGAGACCTTAGAGCAGACGGCGGCGCGGGAAATCAAGGAGGAAACCCAGCTGACCCTGCCAATCGACACCAGCTTCAAAGTTTACACTGAATACGACCTGCCCAATGGCAACCGCAAGCAGATGACCCTCTTCACCGCGGACTTGACCGCCCAGGAGGATATTCACCTGCAGGCCGAAGAAATTAAGAACTGCGGCTGGTTTAACTACCAGGACGCCCGCAAACGACTGACCTACGATAACCTCAAGCAGCTGTTAGACCAGGTCAATGCCCACCTGACGAAGAACAATGACTAA
- a CDS encoding guanylate kinase: MTKQGRVFVICGAAGSGKTTVARYLRTEFHLHRVITHTTRLPRPGERDGVDYHFETAQSMAKLHLLEAVTYDQARYGSSLEGLAEGWQQGQDDVIVLDTKGAVTYYQQLGARVTIIFLTVSKLAALAHRMAERGDARTAIESRLHSLEYQRDLHLPAELQGIAQVVTNDDWATTTKRLRQIVGKTVTD, translated from the coding sequence ATGACTAAGCAGGGACGGGTATTTGTAATTTGCGGGGCGGCGGGCTCAGGGAAGACCACCGTCGCCCGCTACTTGCGGACGGAATTTCACCTCCACCGGGTCATTACCCACACGACCAGGCTGCCCCGGCCGGGTGAACGTGACGGGGTGGACTACCACTTTGAAACTGCCCAGTCGATGGCTAAGCTCCACCTGCTGGAGGCGGTGACCTATGACCAGGCCCGTTATGGCTCTTCATTAGAGGGGTTAGCAGAGGGCTGGCAGCAGGGCCAAGACGACGTTATTGTCCTTGACACTAAGGGGGCGGTGACTTACTACCAGCAGTTAGGTGCGCGGGTGACGATTATCTTTTTGACAGTCAGCAAGCTGGCGGCCTTAGCCCACCGGATGGCTGAACGGGGGGATGCCCGGACAGCGATTGAATCCCGGCTCCATAGCCTGGAATACCAGCGGGATCTGCATTTGCCAGCGGAACTCCAGGGAATTGCCCAGGTGGTCACGAACGATGATTGGGCAACGACAACGAAACGCTTGCGCCAGATTGTGGGCAAGACAGTAACGGATTAA
- a CDS encoding ABC transporter permease, giving the protein MRQKTLFIVPYALWIVLFVIAPLVLIFYQSFFDISGHFTLGNYASYLTSRVYLKMTFNSIWYAFLITLVTLLISYPTAYVLNHLPNKQFWLLLVILPTWINLLLKTYAFIGLFSRSGSINQFLQFVGLSSHQLLFTDASFMFVAAYIEIPFMVLPIFNSLAEISPSLINASKDLGASQWQTFRKVVLPLSMPGVKAGIQAVFIPSLSLFMITRLIGGNRVITLGTAIEEHFLTTQNWGMGSTIGMILIIAMFIVMFITGETKQKGGTRR; this is encoded by the coding sequence ATGCGGCAAAAAACACTCTTTATCGTCCCTTACGCGCTCTGGATCGTCCTCTTTGTCATTGCGCCGCTGGTTCTGATTTTCTACCAATCATTTTTTGACATCAGCGGGCACTTTACCCTAGGCAACTACGCCAGCTACCTGACCTCGCGGGTCTACTTGAAGATGACCTTCAACTCCATCTGGTACGCCTTTCTGATTACCCTGGTGACCCTATTGATCAGCTATCCGACGGCCTACGTACTTAACCACTTGCCAAACAAGCAGTTTTGGCTCCTCCTGGTGATCTTGCCAACCTGGATCAACCTCTTGCTGAAAACCTACGCCTTCATCGGCCTCTTTAGCCGGTCCGGGTCAATCAACCAGTTCCTGCAGTTCGTTGGCCTGAGCAGCCACCAGCTGCTCTTTACCGATGCCAGCTTTATGTTTGTGGCGGCCTACATTGAAATTCCCTTTATGGTCCTGCCGATATTTAACTCGCTGGCCGAAATCAGCCCATCACTGATCAATGCCAGCAAGGACCTCGGCGCCAGCCAGTGGCAGACGTTTCGCAAAGTGGTCCTGCCGCTGTCAATGCCGGGGGTCAAGGCCGGCATCCAAGCGGTCTTTATTCCTTCGCTCTCCCTCTTTATGATTACCCGCCTGATTGGGGGCAACCGGGTGATTACCCTGGGGACGGCGATTGAAGAGCACTTTCTGACCACCCAGAACTGGGGGATGGGATCGACCATCGGGATGATTTTGATTATTGCCATGTTTATCGTCATGTTCATTACCGGAGAGACTAAGCAGAAGGGAGGCACCCGCCGATGA
- a CDS encoding Fur family transcriptional regulator has protein sequence MDKLVEQARAKLRAQHLRWTKQREMMLKIMTADPEHYQDITVIDDALRAAYPGLSHDTIYRNLKEFERLDLVELRQHNDQMQVKYRCDAAHHHHFICEVCGRVQEIQMPPLEMDYYAQQLPGAQITGHTFELRGICAECRRKHLQ, from the coding sequence TTGGATAAGCTAGTTGAACAGGCCCGGGCGAAGCTGCGTGCCCAGCACTTACGCTGGACCAAGCAGCGGGAAATGATGCTTAAAATTATGACCGCGGATCCGGAACACTATCAAGACATTACGGTCATTGATGATGCGCTCCGGGCAGCCTATCCGGGCCTTAGTCACGACACAATTTACCGGAACTTAAAGGAGTTTGAGCGGCTGGACCTTGTGGAGTTGCGTCAGCATAATGACCAAATGCAGGTCAAATACCGTTGTGATGCGGCCCACCACCACCACTTCATCTGTGAAGTGTGCGGCCGGGTACAGGAAATCCAGATGCCACCGCTGGAGATGGATTACTATGCCCAACAGCTGCCAGGGGCCCAGATTACGGGCCATACCTTTGAGCTGCGGGGAATTTGTGCCGAATGCCGCCGCAAGCACTTACAATAA
- a CDS encoding ABC transporter substrate-binding protein: protein MKKLFAVICGIVALCAALAFGDWALNHRRGGTANLLTIYNWGDYIDPALISKFERQTGYRVDYETFDSNESMLTKIRQGGTNYDLVVPSEYTVQRMKKENLLAPLDHRRLTNFHYIAPEFRNQPFDRGNRYSVPYFWGTLGIIYNDQKVRAQDVQHWSQLWNPRLRNNLMLIDSARDVFAMALISQGQSVNTTSYAKLKKAQNHLKTLTPNVKAIVADEMKMYMEQDEAAVGVTYSGDAREMMSVNHHLHYVVPSEGSNIWFDNMVIPRAAKNKAAAYAFINFMLEPANAAQNAEYVGYATPNAAARRRLPKQVTADRAFYPPAKTMNHLQVYRDLPLKTLGVYNDLFLEFKMFAK, encoded by the coding sequence ATGAAAAAACTTTTCGCGGTGATCTGCGGAATCGTCGCCCTGTGCGCGGCCTTGGCTTTTGGCGATTGGGCGCTCAACCACCGGCGGGGCGGCACGGCCAACCTGCTGACGATTTACAACTGGGGCGACTACATTGATCCGGCACTGATCAGCAAGTTTGAACGGCAAACCGGCTACCGGGTCGATTACGAAACTTTTGATAGCAACGAGTCAATGCTGACGAAAATCCGCCAGGGGGGAACTAACTACGACTTGGTAGTGCCCAGCGAGTATACGGTTCAGCGGATGAAAAAGGAGAACTTGCTGGCCCCGCTGGACCACCGCCGGTTGACCAACTTCCACTACATTGCCCCTGAATTCCGCAACCAGCCCTTCGACCGGGGAAACCGCTATTCGGTCCCGTACTTTTGGGGGACGCTGGGAATTATCTACAACGACCAGAAAGTCCGGGCCCAGGACGTCCAGCACTGGTCCCAGCTGTGGAATCCCCGGCTCAGGAATAACCTGATGCTGATCGACAGTGCCCGGGATGTCTTCGCCATGGCCCTGATTTCCCAGGGACAGTCGGTCAACACAACCAGTTACGCGAAACTCAAAAAGGCTCAGAATCATTTGAAGACCCTGACGCCAAACGTGAAAGCAATCGTTGCTGATGAGATGAAGATGTACATGGAACAGGATGAAGCAGCGGTTGGGGTCACCTACTCTGGGGATGCCCGGGAGATGATGTCGGTTAACCACCACCTGCATTATGTCGTGCCAAGCGAGGGAAGCAACATCTGGTTTGATAACATGGTCATCCCCCGTGCGGCTAAGAACAAGGCCGCGGCTTACGCCTTTATCAACTTTATGCTGGAACCGGCCAACGCGGCCCAAAATGCGGAATACGTTGGTTACGCGACCCCGAACGCGGCGGCCCGGCGGAGGTTGCCGAAACAGGTAACGGCTGACCGGGCCTTCTACCCACCTGCCAAGACGATGAACCACCTCCAGGTTTACCGTGACCTGCCCCTCAAGACGCTGGGCGTGTATAACGACCTCTTCCTGGAATTTAAGATGTTTGCTAAGTAG
- a CDS encoding APC family permease: protein MRLNILRKESLDRYLGVDKDFVKSMTAVDLMALGIGAVIGTGIFILPGTVAANSAGPGVTLSFFFSAIVCALAAMCYAEFSSALPVAGSAYSYGNVVFGEFFGWILGWALGLEYMLAVASVSTGWAAYFNSFIASFGIKLPKAVSGPFDPAHGTYINLVAIVIVLLISWMLSKGMQSSMRINNIAVAIKIAIIVIFVVVGLFFIKPANYHPFIPYHMKGVFHGATVVFFAYLGFDAVSSSAAEVKNPKKNMPAGIIGTLVVATVLYMAVSVVLTGLVKYTKLDVANPVAYALEMVHQDWIAELLSIGALIGMFTMMVTMIYSSSRLIYSIGRDGLLPSFLAKLDDKHHVPQQALWVVSIIIALMGGLVSLDQLTSLVNIGTLLAFLFVSFGIIPLRRRKDIGNKGGFRVPFYPILPIISGLACLGMMAMLSKETWIGAGIWFGLGIILYFSYGYWHSKLNQER from the coding sequence ATGCGCTTAAACATTCTGCGGAAAGAAAGTCTTGATCGTTACCTCGGGGTCGACAAGGATTTCGTTAAGTCCATGACGGCGGTTGACTTAATGGCCCTCGGCATCGGTGCCGTGATTGGGACCGGGATTTTTATCCTACCCGGCACGGTTGCCGCAAATTCAGCGGGCCCGGGGGTGACTTTATCATTTTTCTTCTCGGCAATCGTCTGTGCCCTCGCCGCAATGTGTTACGCGGAATTCTCCTCCGCCCTCCCAGTTGCCGGTAGCGCCTACTCTTATGGGAACGTGGTCTTCGGTGAATTTTTCGGCTGGATCCTCGGCTGGGCCCTCGGCTTGGAATACATGCTTGCGGTCGCCTCGGTTTCGACTGGGTGGGCCGCCTACTTTAATTCCTTCATCGCCAGCTTTGGGATAAAGCTACCCAAGGCGGTGTCCGGTCCCTTTGACCCGGCCCACGGTACCTACATCAACCTGGTAGCGATTGTCATCGTCCTTTTAATTAGCTGGATGCTATCCAAGGGAATGCAGTCCTCGATGCGGATTAACAACATTGCAGTTGCCATTAAGATTGCGATTATCGTGATTTTCGTGGTGGTTGGTCTCTTCTTCATCAAACCGGCTAACTACCACCCCTTTATACCTTACCACATGAAGGGGGTCTTCCACGGGGCAACCGTCGTCTTCTTCGCCTACCTCGGCTTTGACGCCGTTTCGTCGTCAGCCGCGGAAGTCAAGAACCCGAAGAAGAACATGCCGGCAGGGATTATCGGCACCCTGGTTGTCGCCACAGTCCTGTACATGGCCGTTTCGGTCGTCCTGACGGGGCTGGTCAAGTATACCAAACTGGACGTGGCGAACCCGGTCGCCTACGCTCTGGAAATGGTTCACCAGGACTGGATTGCGGAACTGCTGTCCATCGGGGCTTTGATTGGGATGTTCACCATGATGGTGACAATGATTTACTCCAGTTCCCGACTGATCTACTCCATCGGCCGTGACGGGCTCTTGCCGTCATTTCTCGCTAAGCTCGACGACAAGCACCATGTTCCCCAGCAAGCTCTCTGGGTGGTTTCCATCATTATTGCGTTAATGGGTGGGTTAGTTTCACTAGACCAGCTGACCAGCCTGGTTAATATCGGGACCCTGCTGGCCTTCCTCTTCGTTTCCTTCGGGATCATCCCCCTGCGCCGGCGAAAGGACATCGGTAACAAGGGCGGTTTCCGCGTTCCCTTCTACCCGATCCTGCCAATTATCTCCGGTTTGGCCTGTCTGGGCATGATGGCAATGCTCTCCAAGGAAACCTGGATTGGCGCCGGCATCTGGTTCGGCCTCGGTATTATCCTCTACTTCAGCTACGGATACTGGCACAGCAAGCTCAACCAGGAGCGGTAA
- a CDS encoding MFS transporter has product MNNLKKDYKKAPVSPVHRGIFLALILGQIACGYALGISGTGLAQAQTVISLSDFWVGLIGAGSLIGLAGSAIMGTIADRFGRKGMLMLNMYLFSVLSLLQLTTTNPWLLLLLRILIGLMIAIDYTVGNAWLVEWMPEKVSGRFQSRLIIYWTIGFIGAYIAGITITGFGATNWQVILASSAVPGLITAIYRSLYRLPASPSWMATHVNNDEAQQLIQENLGRKWGLSKKLLASKAPAKISWKILFTKEYRRQTLVGGLFYACQAFAFFGISIFLPLLLSEMKLGNGHLSGIIYNLCVLVGVLAGSCAFKLLSRRAMLLTCFFLPTFSLAAMILGTQLAAGVQLAIFAFFATTLSAGLVLDYPYPTELFDLKVRATGVGACITISRIGAASGTFLLPILTNLGGARLAMIVCAVVLTIGGFICLLWAPETSPRYQKSTN; this is encoded by the coding sequence ATGAATAATTTGAAAAAAGACTACAAGAAAGCACCTGTCTCTCCCGTCCACCGCGGTATTTTCCTTGCCCTGATTCTGGGGCAAATCGCCTGCGGCTACGCCCTCGGCATCAGCGGTACTGGCCTGGCCCAAGCCCAGACAGTTATTTCGCTAAGCGACTTTTGGGTCGGTCTCATCGGCGCCGGCAGCCTGATTGGACTAGCCGGCAGCGCCATTATGGGGACAATCGCCGACCGGTTCGGCCGGAAAGGGATGTTGATGTTGAACATGTACCTTTTCTCTGTTCTTTCATTATTGCAGCTGACCACGACTAACCCGTGGCTGCTCCTGTTGCTCCGGATTTTAATCGGGCTAATGATTGCCATTGACTATACAGTGGGAAACGCCTGGCTGGTGGAATGGATGCCAGAAAAAGTGAGTGGCCGTTTCCAAAGCCGCCTAATCATTTACTGGACAATCGGCTTTATTGGCGCATACATTGCCGGAATTACGATCACAGGCTTCGGCGCCACTAACTGGCAGGTGATCCTGGCTTCTTCTGCCGTTCCCGGGTTGATTACCGCAATCTACCGCAGTCTCTACCGGCTCCCAGCTTCGCCTAGCTGGATGGCAACCCACGTTAACAATGACGAGGCCCAGCAGCTGATTCAGGAGAACCTAGGCCGGAAGTGGGGGCTTTCTAAAAAGCTACTCGCTAGTAAGGCCCCGGCGAAAATTTCCTGGAAAATCCTCTTTACCAAAGAATACCGCCGGCAAACGCTCGTTGGCGGTCTCTTCTATGCCTGCCAAGCCTTTGCCTTTTTCGGCATCAGCATCTTCCTGCCGCTACTCTTATCAGAGATGAAGCTAGGCAACGGCCACCTCTCCGGAATCATCTACAACCTCTGTGTCCTGGTTGGCGTACTGGCAGGGAGTTGCGCCTTTAAATTGCTTAGTCGACGGGCAATGCTGCTGACCTGCTTTTTCCTGCCGACCTTCTCCCTAGCCGCAATGATCCTCGGTACCCAGCTTGCTGCGGGAGTGCAATTGGCAATCTTTGCCTTCTTTGCGACTACCCTTTCAGCTGGATTAGTCCTTGACTATCCCTACCCGACTGAACTGTTCGACCTGAAAGTACGGGCAACCGGTGTGGGGGCCTGCATTACCATCAGCCGAATCGGTGCTGCCAGCGGGACATTCTTATTGCCAATCCTCACAAATCTCGGTGGTGCGCGTTTAGCAATGATTGTCTGCGCAGTAGTCCTCACAATTGGTGGTTTTATCTGCCTGCTGTGGGCGCCGGAAACCTCACCACGCTACCAAAAATCAACCAACTAA
- a CDS encoding ABC transporter permease, with the protein MSKRHFTWSGLYLALVFVILYAPIVYLVVFSFSAGTTMEHYHGFSWRHYADLFGDTRMITIVFNTIIIALLASLIATIIGTLGALAIKNTRGKWRNSLLSLNNVLMVSPDVIIGASFLIFFTMLGIRLGFVSVLLSHIAFCIPIVVLMVLPKINELSPTLVDAAYDLGATRWQALSQVVLPAITPGIGAGYFMALTYSLDDFAVTFFVTGNGFSTLSVEIYSRARQGINLEINALSAIMFLVSLLLVLGYYFISKHGGRRNRIITVKEGDAQ; encoded by the coding sequence ATGAGCAAGCGTCATTTTACCTGGTCGGGACTTTACCTGGCCCTGGTCTTTGTCATTTTATACGCGCCCATTGTCTACCTGGTGGTCTTCTCCTTCAGCGCGGGGACCACGATGGAACACTACCACGGGTTTTCGTGGCGCCACTATGCGGACCTCTTTGGGGATACCCGGATGATTACAATCGTCTTTAACACCATTATTATTGCCCTGCTGGCGTCCTTGATTGCGACCATCATCGGGACGCTGGGGGCGTTGGCGATTAAAAATACCCGGGGGAAGTGGCGCAACAGCCTGTTGTCCTTAAACAATGTCCTGATGGTGTCGCCGGACGTCATCATCGGGGCGAGCTTTTTGATCTTCTTTACCATGCTGGGAATCCGGCTCGGCTTTGTGTCCGTCCTGCTAAGCCACATTGCCTTTTGTATCCCAATCGTGGTGCTGATGGTCCTGCCGAAAATCAATGAGCTTTCCCCGACCCTGGTGGACGCTGCCTACGACCTCGGTGCGACCCGCTGGCAGGCCCTTTCCCAGGTCGTCCTGCCCGCCATCACTCCCGGAATTGGGGCCGGCTATTTTATGGCCCTGACCTACTCTTTGGATGACTTTGCGGTGACCTTCTTTGTCACGGGAAACGGCTTCTCGACCCTGTCCGTGGAGATTTACTCCCGGGCACGGCAGGGGATTAACCTAGAAATCAATGCCCTATCCGCCATCATGTTCCTGGTATCGCTATTGCTGGTGCTGGGCTACTACTTTATCAGCAAGCATGGCGGGCGGCGGAACCGGATTATAACCGTTAAGGAGGGGGACGCACAATGA